Proteins from one Nyctibius grandis isolate bNycGra1 chromosome 2, bNycGra1.pri, whole genome shotgun sequence genomic window:
- the LOC137660539 gene encoding G-protein coupled receptor 183-like yields MPLTAQRIQEATDMSTELPATMVVTEMDTFTAFQTNSSTCDLYEHKDTARILLSVFYSSILILGVLGNTIALTVIFKNRKKINSTTLYSTNLVVSDLLFCIALPTRIAYYALGFHWPFGEALCRITALLFYINTYAGVNFMTCLSIDRFFAVVHPFRHKIRRIKYAKGICVFIWFLVFSQTFPLLIQSMSQEEEERTTCMEYPNFEKIAHLPFILLAACLVGYLIPLGIILFCYSQISCKLFQTAKENPLTEKSGINKKAINTIIFVIIVFIICFTPYHVAIIQHMIKKLQNEPSCTENKIFQKSLHYTVFLMNFNCCLDPFIYFFACKGYKRTVMKILRRQVSVSISSAVRSHHEESSRDVGETQMTVLAKSSNGKLPEKQSL; encoded by the exons ATGCCCTTAACTGCTCAGAGGATCCAAGAAGCTACAGATAT gTCTACCGAGCTTCCTGCAACCATGGTGGTTACAGAAATGGACACCTTCACAGCTTTTCAGACAAACAGTTCCACCTGCGACTTATATGAGCACAAAGACACAGCACGGATCCTACTGTCCGTCTTCTACAGCTCCATCTTAATTCTTGGGGTGCTTGGAAACACCATTGCCCTCACcgtcatttttaaaaacagaaagaagatcAACTCCACTACCCTCTATTCAACAAATCTCGTCGTCTCCGATCTCCTGTTCTGTATCGCCCTGCCGACAAGGATAGCCTACTATGCCCTGGGATTTCACTGGCCATTTGGAGAAGCATTATGTCGAATAACCGCTCTCTTGTTCTATATCAACACCTACGCAGGTGTGAACTTCATGACATGTTTGAGCATTGACAGGTTTTTCGCTGTTGTCCACCCATTCCGACACAAAATCAGAAGGATTAAATATGCAAAGGGAATTTGTGTCTTTATCTGGTTTCTCGTATTCAGTCAAACTTTCCCATTACTTATACAATCCATGTcacaggaagaagaggaaaggacTACGTGTATGGAATATCCAAACTTTGAAAAAATAGCACATCTACCATTTATACTTCTTGCTGCCTGTTTAGTAGGGTACCTTATTCCGCTGGGGATTATACTATTTTGTTACTCTCAAATTAGCTGCAAACTTTTTCAAACAGCCAAGGAAAATCCACTGACTGAAAAATCAGGGATAAACAAAAAAGCCATCAATACAATCATATTTGTAATTATAGTGTTCATCATTTGCTTTACCCCTTATCATGTTGCAATCATACAACACATGATTAAGAAGCTTCAGAATGAGCCCTCgtgcactgaaaataaaattttccagaAGTCACTCCATTATACCGTATTCCTGATGAATTTTAACTGCTGCCTAGACCCTTTCATCTATTTCTTTGCATGCAAAGGATACAAGAGAActgtaatgaaaatactgaGGCGACAAGTGAGTGTATCAATTTCAAGTGCTGTCAGGTCCCATCACGAGGAAAGCTCACGCGATGTAGGAGAAACGCAAATGACGGTACTTGCAAAATCTTCCAATGGAAAGCtacctgaaaaacaaagtctGTAG